The Streptomyces europaeiscabiei genome window below encodes:
- a CDS encoding DUF6174 domain-containing protein has protein sequence MPTPATARVRHRALSAAATAGALIWALSACGEESTTVKGSAPAWEEPSAYRYTLKSSEGERALIGTFEVTVRDGKVVKTVGVDESGRRVVDQEPTEVPTIAELLKQAETARAEDADDVDVDYAKDGRPVSISIDWEENAIDDEEAYTLGDYEALG, from the coding sequence ATGCCGACGCCCGCCACCGCACGAGTCCGTCACCGCGCCCTGTCCGCCGCTGCGACAGCCGGGGCGTTGATATGGGCGCTCTCCGCGTGCGGGGAGGAGTCGACGACAGTGAAGGGGTCGGCGCCCGCTTGGGAGGAGCCCTCCGCGTACCGCTACACCCTGAAGTCGAGCGAGGGCGAGCGGGCGCTGATCGGGACGTTCGAGGTGACGGTCCGGGACGGGAAGGTCGTGAAGACCGTCGGGGTCGACGAGAGCGGCCGACGGGTGGTGGACCAGGAACCGACCGAAGTGCCCACCATCGCTGAGCTGTTGAAGCAGGCGGAGACGGCACGGGCCGAAGACGCCGACGACGTGGATGTCGACTACGCGAAGGACGGGCGCCCCGTCAGCATCTCCATCGACTGGGAGGAGAACGCGATCGACGACGAGGAGGCGTACACCCTCGGCGACTACGAGGCGCTCGGCTGA
- a CDS encoding glycoside hydrolase family 43 protein encodes MAATVPLAATGALTLGAGTAHAADSAYAMVYFTESTTMLEANYGLHLAVSQDGLNWTPLNQNAPLVTPTQGAGGLRDPFLMRKQDGTFVVLATDLKGTDWNYASTYIHVWDSTDLRTFTGYRRVKLHDMTTTHSWAPEAYWDASRGQYGILYSSVNSSGHNVIMVSYTTDFVTTSNPQVFFDPGYDIIDGNLTVGVNGVNYLYYKVNQTLVGARSTTLNPGSFTPFSTAASHGGTEAPTVVKSLSSGSWYLWGDTYTPNGVFYVWQSSDIASGTWTALDQKLYTQPLNSKHCGIHPITSTEYSNLLTKWGAPTWNRLKSYNYPSRYVRHSNYVGRIDEYPFDPFTDSQWKLVPGLADSSGVSFQSVSHPTRYLRHYSYNLRLDVNDGTSAFAADATFTRVAGLADSTWSSFRSYNNPTRYIRHSGYLLRIDPISTTTEKADATFRVGY; translated from the coding sequence ATGGCGGCCACCGTCCCCCTTGCCGCGACCGGCGCGCTGACCCTCGGCGCCGGCACCGCCCACGCCGCCGACTCGGCGTACGCGATGGTCTACTTCACCGAGTCCACCACCATGCTGGAGGCCAACTACGGCCTCCACCTGGCCGTCAGCCAGGACGGCCTGAACTGGACCCCGCTGAACCAGAACGCTCCCCTGGTCACCCCGACCCAGGGCGCCGGCGGCCTGCGTGACCCGTTCCTGATGCGCAAGCAGGACGGTACGTTCGTCGTCCTGGCGACGGACCTCAAGGGCACCGACTGGAACTACGCCAGCACGTACATCCACGTCTGGGACTCGACCGACCTGCGGACCTTCACCGGCTACCGGCGCGTGAAGCTGCACGACATGACCACCACCCACAGCTGGGCCCCCGAGGCCTACTGGGACGCCTCACGCGGCCAGTACGGCATCCTCTACTCCTCGGTGAACAGCAGCGGCCACAACGTCATCATGGTCAGCTACACGACCGACTTCGTCACGACGTCCAACCCCCAGGTCTTCTTCGACCCCGGTTACGACATCATCGACGGCAACCTCACGGTCGGCGTGAACGGCGTCAACTACCTCTACTACAAGGTCAACCAGACCCTGGTGGGCGCCCGCTCGACGACCCTGAACCCCGGCAGCTTCACCCCGTTCAGCACGGCCGCCTCCCACGGCGGCACGGAGGCCCCGACGGTGGTGAAGTCCCTGTCCTCCGGCTCCTGGTACCTCTGGGGAGACACCTACACCCCCAACGGCGTCTTCTACGTCTGGCAGTCCAGCGACATCGCCTCCGGCACCTGGACGGCCCTCGACCAGAAGCTCTACACCCAGCCGCTCAACTCCAAGCACTGCGGCATCCACCCGATCACGTCGACCGAGTACAGCAACCTGCTGACCAAGTGGGGCGCGCCGACGTGGAACCGCCTCAAGTCCTACAACTACCCGTCCCGCTACGTCCGCCACAGCAACTACGTGGGCCGCATCGACGAGTACCCCTTCGACCCGTTCACCGACTCCCAGTGGAAACTGGTCCCGGGCCTGGCGGACTCCTCCGGGGTCTCCTTCCAGTCGGTCAGCCACCCCACCCGCTACCTCCGCCACTACAGCTACAACCTCCGCCTCGACGTGAACGACGGCACGTCGGCCTTCGCCGCCGACGCCACCTTCACCCGCGTCGCCGGCCTCGCGGACTCGACGTGGTCGTCCTTCCGCTCGTACAACAACCCGACCCGCTACATCCGCCACAGCGGCTACCTGCTCCGCATCGACCCGATCTCGACGACGACGGAGAAGGCGGACGCGACGTTCCGGGTGGGCTACTGA
- a CDS encoding ATP-binding protein: protein MRRFIGRDPELNVLRNAFQAVHDAVGSAKPGQCILMRGRRRVGKSSLVEEFLRRTGAPNLFFTAAGGTAEDELTELLDTVARSTLPERELFSEETPGQWNAAFRLLAEILPDDSPSVVVIDEVPYLMDRIDAFEGMLQRAWDRLLSRKPVLLLLVGSDLSMMEALNSYDRPFHQRGREMVVGPLNPADIGEMLGLPPAATFDAALITGGLPLICAQWRAGADVWEFLRDSLSNPISALLVSAERSLAAEFPPQAMSREVLRAIGSGERTFTNIARAAGGISHTTLTRATDVLTEKRVVAAELPLSLRPSKERRYRVADPYLRFWLAFLDPHMAEIERMRGDLTLGRIKEQWTSWRGRAIEPLVRESLARLLPDGHLPAAPAIGGYWTRSNDVEIDLVGADRQPVAKQLLFLGSVKWLENSAFDNHDLAALQKHRATLTDQPVPLVAVSRNGFSCSGLQAAYGPEELLGAWCRT, encoded by the coding sequence ATGCGCAGATTCATCGGGCGGGACCCGGAGCTGAACGTGCTCCGCAACGCCTTCCAAGCGGTTCACGACGCCGTCGGATCGGCGAAGCCAGGTCAGTGCATCCTCATGCGGGGCAGGCGGCGGGTCGGCAAGTCCAGCCTCGTCGAGGAGTTCCTCCGGCGTACCGGGGCGCCGAACCTCTTCTTCACCGCGGCGGGCGGCACGGCGGAGGACGAGCTGACAGAGCTGCTCGACACCGTTGCTAGATCCACTCTGCCGGAGCGGGAACTGTTCTCGGAGGAGACCCCGGGACAGTGGAACGCGGCGTTCAGGCTGCTCGCCGAGATCCTGCCCGACGACAGTCCGAGCGTGGTCGTCATCGACGAGGTCCCGTATCTCATGGACCGCATCGACGCCTTCGAGGGCATGCTCCAGCGGGCATGGGACCGCCTGCTCAGCCGCAAACCCGTACTCCTCCTCCTCGTCGGATCCGACCTGTCGATGATGGAGGCGCTGAACAGCTACGACCGCCCCTTCCACCAGCGAGGCCGGGAGATGGTCGTGGGGCCGCTCAACCCGGCCGACATCGGTGAGATGCTCGGCCTTCCGCCGGCAGCCACGTTCGACGCCGCCCTGATCACGGGCGGTCTTCCGCTGATCTGCGCGCAGTGGCGGGCCGGGGCGGACGTCTGGGAGTTCCTCCGCGACTCCCTGAGCAACCCGATCTCGGCGCTGCTGGTCTCCGCCGAGCGCTCACTGGCCGCGGAGTTTCCCCCGCAGGCCATGAGCAGGGAGGTCCTGCGGGCCATCGGAAGCGGAGAGCGGACCTTCACCAACATCGCGCGCGCCGCCGGCGGAATCTCGCACACCACTCTCACCCGGGCCACGGACGTCCTGACCGAGAAGCGTGTGGTGGCGGCCGAGCTGCCCCTCTCGCTGCGGCCGTCGAAGGAACGCCGCTACCGTGTGGCCGACCCCTACCTGCGCTTCTGGCTCGCTTTTCTGGATCCGCACATGGCGGAGATCGAGCGGATGCGGGGAGATCTCACGCTTGGCCGGATCAAGGAGCAGTGGACGAGCTGGCGGGGCCGCGCGATCGAGCCCCTGGTCCGGGAATCCCTCGCCCGCCTCCTGCCGGACGGCCACCTGCCCGCCGCCCCGGCGATCGGCGGGTACTGGACCCGCAGCAACGACGTCGAGATCGACCTGGTGGGCGCCGACCGGCAGCCGGTGGCCAAGCAGCTGCTCTTCCTCGGCTCGGTCAAATGGCTGGAGAACTCCGCGTTCGACAACCACGACCTGGCCGCACTGCAGAAGCACCGGGCGACGCTCACGGACCAGCCCGTACCCCTGGTGGCGGTCTCCCGCAACGGGTTCAGCTGCTCCGGACTCCAGGCGGCGTACGGCCCCGAGGAACTGCTCGGCGCCTGGTGCAGGACGTGA
- a CDS encoding ATP-binding protein, with protein MRVAFVGKGGSGKTTLSALFARHLARSGAPLVAIDGDINQHLAHALGLDEDDDFGAPPLSSRTGEIKDLLRGTNPRIVSREAMVKTTPPGRGSRLLRLLGDDDVHGRHVERVDGVPLMVTGAFAESDLGVACYHSKLGAVELYLNHLVDGPGEYVVVDMTAGADAFASGLFTKFDMTFLVAEPTRKSVSVYRQYREHAAEFGIPIAVVGNKVTGEDDLLFLKEHVGDDLLAYCVQSSYVRAQEQGREQGELEAHNLHALTQLKAAVDARTKDWATFQRHAVEFHLRNAAAWANAATGHDLAAQVDPGFRHGPQAPAAGSAPTPLPGAESASPSAVSF; from the coding sequence ATGCGCGTGGCCTTCGTAGGCAAGGGCGGCAGCGGCAAGACGACGCTCTCCGCGCTGTTCGCCCGGCACCTCGCCCGCTCGGGCGCGCCGCTCGTGGCGATCGACGGTGACATCAACCAGCACCTCGCGCACGCACTCGGCCTCGACGAGGACGACGACTTCGGCGCACCGCCGCTGAGTTCGCGCACCGGCGAGATCAAGGACCTGCTGCGCGGCACGAACCCACGGATCGTCTCCCGCGAGGCCATGGTCAAGACGACCCCGCCGGGCCGGGGTTCGCGGCTGCTGCGGCTGCTCGGGGACGACGATGTCCACGGCAGGCACGTCGAGCGCGTGGACGGGGTGCCGCTCATGGTCACCGGCGCCTTCGCCGAGAGCGACCTCGGCGTGGCCTGCTACCACTCCAAGCTCGGCGCGGTGGAGCTGTACCTCAACCATCTCGTCGACGGGCCCGGCGAGTACGTCGTCGTCGACATGACCGCCGGCGCGGACGCCTTCGCCTCCGGGCTCTTCACCAAGTTCGACATGACCTTCCTGGTCGCCGAGCCGACGAGGAAGAGCGTGTCCGTGTACCGGCAGTACCGGGAGCACGCCGCCGAGTTCGGCATCCCGATCGCCGTCGTCGGCAACAAGGTCACCGGCGAGGACGACCTGCTCTTCCTCAAGGAGCACGTGGGCGACGACCTGCTGGCGTACTGCGTGCAGTCGTCGTACGTCCGCGCGCAGGAACAGGGCCGGGAGCAGGGTGAGCTGGAGGCGCACAACCTGCACGCGCTGACACAGCTCAAGGCCGCCGTCGACGCCCGTACGAAGGACTGGGCCACCTTCCAGCGCCATGCCGTCGAGTTCCACCTCCGCAACGCCGCCGCCTGGGCCAACGCCGCCACCGGGCACGACCTGGCCGCCCAGGTGGACCCCGGGTTCCGCCACGGCCCGCAGGCGCCGGCCGCCGGGTCCGCTCCCACCCCTCTCCCCGGCGCCGAGTCCGCCTCCCCCTCCGCAGTCTCCTTCTGA
- a CDS encoding calcium-binding protein, with product MRLRSLAAVLTGALALSAFAVPAAHATGDTTITDVVVNGGAQLALGPKAPTTFKVSVTAQDNSGIDAMDLHVRLPSYLYNASDRGLTCTAKSATTSTCTGSWTIDTRSFYGNGPADDPWYVIASVDAKDGDWISTDTADTFTVRRLAKLTVNAAPEPVTKDAKLTVTGKLARADWSTHKNAGYSGRAVKLQFRKKGTSTYSTVKTVTSGSGGALKTTVKATADGYWRWTFAGNSTTSTAKATGDYVDVR from the coding sequence GTGCGTTTGCGTTCCCTGGCCGCCGTGCTGACCGGTGCCCTGGCTCTCTCGGCGTTCGCCGTCCCGGCCGCTCATGCCACCGGTGACACGACGATCACCGATGTCGTCGTGAACGGCGGGGCCCAACTCGCTCTGGGGCCCAAGGCGCCCACGACCTTCAAGGTGAGCGTCACGGCGCAGGACAACTCGGGTATCGATGCGATGGACCTGCATGTGAGGCTGCCGAGTTACCTGTACAACGCGTCGGACCGAGGGCTCACCTGCACCGCGAAGAGCGCCACGACCTCGACGTGCACCGGGTCCTGGACGATCGACACGAGGAGTTTCTACGGCAACGGTCCGGCCGACGACCCCTGGTACGTCATCGCCTCGGTGGACGCCAAGGACGGCGACTGGATCTCCACGGACACGGCCGACACCTTCACCGTGCGACGGCTCGCCAAGCTGACCGTCAACGCCGCCCCGGAGCCGGTGACGAAGGACGCCAAGCTCACCGTGACCGGCAAGCTGGCGCGCGCCGACTGGAGCACCCACAAGAACGCGGGCTACTCGGGCCGCGCGGTGAAGCTGCAGTTCCGTAAGAAGGGCACCTCCACCTACAGCACCGTGAAGACGGTCACCAGCGGCAGCGGCGGCGCGCTCAAGACCACGGTCAAGGCCACCGCCGACGGTTACTGGCGCTGGACCTTCGCCGGGAACAGCACCACCTCGACGGCCAAGGCCACCGGGGACTACGTCGACGTGCGCTGA
- a CDS encoding GNAT family N-acetyltransferase, translated as MTDPVIRALSASDAHLFDALPDPLGAREGHRRTQFRPDWKRVALRDGEVVARGAWWGGPDDSEPVNINWFDVAEGEEEAGAELLRSAPWQVELEINLPGGWREKTDLRAAAEARSAAARAAGYELLVERFLYRWTPERGLPERPGRLRFSAEPDDTVFFDALRRIHSATLDGHALRAIEEGGLDQAAQEELDFFHWCPSPREWWQMAYTPEGDLAGIHIPAHNPSGPTIGFIGVVPEQRGRGYAYDLLAECTHLLVEQGAEFVSGATDQGNFPMAANFARAGFPVIRERINFHPAGQAA; from the coding sequence ATGACCGATCCGGTCATCCGCGCGCTCTCCGCGAGCGACGCTCATCTCTTCGACGCACTCCCCGACCCCCTGGGCGCCCGTGAAGGCCATCGGCGTACCCAGTTCCGCCCTGATTGGAAGCGCGTCGCCCTGCGCGACGGCGAGGTCGTCGCACGCGGCGCGTGGTGGGGCGGCCCCGACGACTCGGAACCCGTCAACATCAACTGGTTCGACGTGGCCGAGGGTGAGGAGGAGGCAGGGGCAGAACTCCTGCGCTCCGCTCCCTGGCAGGTCGAACTCGAGATCAACCTGCCCGGCGGCTGGCGGGAAAAGACCGACCTGCGCGCCGCCGCCGAGGCGCGCTCCGCCGCCGCACGAGCCGCAGGGTACGAACTCCTGGTGGAACGCTTCCTGTACCGCTGGACCCCGGAGCGAGGTCTGCCCGAGCGGCCCGGACGCCTGCGCTTCAGCGCCGAACCCGACGACACCGTGTTCTTCGACGCGTTGCGCCGCATCCACTCCGCCACCCTGGACGGCCACGCGCTCAGGGCCATCGAGGAGGGCGGCCTCGACCAGGCCGCGCAGGAGGAACTCGACTTCTTCCACTGGTGCCCCTCCCCACGGGAGTGGTGGCAGATGGCGTACACGCCGGAGGGCGACCTGGCCGGCATCCACATCCCGGCCCACAACCCCTCCGGCCCGACCATCGGCTTCATCGGAGTCGTCCCGGAACAGCGCGGTCGCGGCTACGCCTACGACCTCCTCGCGGAGTGCACCCACCTCCTCGTCGAGCAGGGCGCGGAGTTCGTCAGCGGAGCAACGGACCAGGGCAACTTCCCCATGGCCGCGAACTTTGCCAGGGCCGGCTTCCCCGTCATCAGGGAACGCATCAACTTTCACCCGGCGGGCCAAGCGGCCTAG
- a CDS encoding SpoIIE family protein phosphatase: MTTRAPDLPTPPPSPSARLPFSPSPASPSPSSPPRPSPSPSSPSSPSLSSPRPSSLPPSSPPTSPSSSDPLKAAHWVALVSDATQAPGWDMSRTVLERMTAWSPVGIAIVDTELRFVWSNAALERFGGGRAHERVGLRLAEVQPGLDAERIEAQMRQVLETGMPVLDYEHVGRIRSAPHRETAHAMSFTRLEDDHGRPIGVYYTVVDVSEQHRARIRLALLDRAGEQIGRTLDVRRTAQELADVVVPTLADFVTVDLLDSVLRGAEPGPLGDGSVPLRRTAQQSVHAGVPEAVLEIGAVASYTAGSPPVQALVDGRSWSEPRLDPLSAEWAEAVPGHRTVPADALGLHSVMIVPVRARGITLGITTFFRRDRQDPFDAVDLGLAEELVGRAAVCVDNARRYTRERDAALALQRSLLPRRLPEQDAAEVAVRYRPADELTGLGGDWYDVIPLSGARVALVIGEVAGHGIDGAAAMGRLRTAVRTLADLDLPPDEVLAHLDDMVAKSARQEGSEPGGGSVQTVGARCLYVVHDPVSGTCAMAAAGPFAPALVAPDGTVTFPELPQGPALGVDQQPFEALQMDLAEGTVIALHTDGLIAEASREALCRALARPEPLLERHAQRVLDSLSPAHPTDDVALLLARTRRLPADRVASWELPADPALVAEARKTTARQLGAWGLEELAFTTELVVSELVTNAIRHAAGPIRLRLILERTLVCEVFDGGATAPHLRHPRTTDEGGRGLFLISQFTQRWGTRFLPEGKVIWAEQSLADPPA; the protein is encoded by the coding sequence GTGACCACCCGCGCCCCCGATCTTCCGACCCCACCCCCATCCCCTTCCGCCCGCCTGCCCTTCTCCCCCTCTCCGGCCTCTCCCTCACCGTCCTCTCCCCCACGCCCCTCTCCCTCACCGTCGTCCCCCTCGTCGCCGTCCCTGTCCTCACCCCGGCCCTCCTCCCTCCCCCCGTCCTCTCCCCCTACCTCCCCCTCCTCCTCCGACCCCCTCAAGGCCGCCCACTGGGTGGCCCTCGTCTCCGACGCCACCCAGGCCCCCGGCTGGGACATGAGCCGGACCGTGCTGGAGCGGATGACCGCGTGGTCGCCCGTGGGGATCGCGATAGTGGACACGGAGCTGCGGTTCGTGTGGTCGAACGCGGCGTTGGAGCGGTTCGGAGGCGGGCGGGCACACGAGAGGGTGGGGCTGCGGCTCGCGGAGGTGCAGCCGGGGCTCGACGCCGAACGCATCGAGGCACAGATGCGGCAGGTGCTGGAGACGGGCATGCCGGTGCTCGACTACGAGCACGTGGGCCGGATCCGGTCGGCACCGCACCGCGAGACCGCGCACGCCATGTCGTTCACCCGACTGGAGGACGACCACGGGCGGCCCATCGGCGTGTACTACACGGTGGTCGACGTGTCGGAGCAGCACCGCGCCCGCATCCGGCTGGCCCTGCTGGACCGGGCCGGCGAACAGATCGGCCGGACCCTCGACGTACGGCGGACCGCGCAGGAGCTGGCGGACGTGGTCGTGCCGACGCTCGCCGACTTCGTGACCGTGGACCTGCTGGACTCGGTGCTGCGGGGCGCCGAGCCGGGACCCCTCGGCGACGGTTCCGTCCCGCTGCGGCGGACCGCCCAGCAGTCCGTGCACGCCGGGGTGCCGGAGGCCGTCCTGGAGATCGGCGCGGTCGCCTCGTACACGGCCGGATCGCCCCCGGTTCAGGCGCTGGTCGACGGCCGGTCGTGGTCGGAACCGAGGCTCGACCCGCTGTCGGCGGAGTGGGCCGAGGCCGTCCCGGGCCACCGGACGGTGCCCGCGGACGCGCTCGGGCTGCACAGCGTGATGATCGTGCCGGTGCGGGCGCGGGGCATCACGCTCGGCATCACCACCTTCTTCCGGCGCGACCGCCAGGACCCCTTCGACGCGGTCGACCTCGGCCTCGCCGAGGAGCTGGTCGGCCGGGCCGCCGTCTGCGTCGACAACGCCCGCCGCTACACGCGTGAGCGGGACGCCGCCCTCGCCCTCCAGCGCAGTCTGCTGCCGCGCCGGCTGCCCGAGCAGGACGCGGCCGAGGTCGCCGTCCGCTACCGGCCCGCCGACGAACTGACCGGCCTCGGCGGCGACTGGTACGACGTCATCCCGCTCTCCGGCGCCCGCGTCGCCCTCGTCATCGGCGAGGTCGCGGGCCACGGCATCGACGGCGCCGCCGCCATGGGCCGCCTCCGTACGGCCGTACGCACCCTCGCCGACCTCGATCTGCCGCCGGACGAGGTGCTCGCCCACCTCGACGACATGGTCGCCAAGTCGGCGCGGCAGGAGGGTTCCGAGCCGGGCGGGGGCAGCGTCCAGACGGTCGGGGCACGCTGTCTGTACGTCGTCCACGACCCGGTGTCGGGGACGTGCGCCATGGCCGCCGCAGGGCCGTTCGCCCCGGCGCTGGTCGCCCCCGACGGCACGGTCACCTTCCCCGAGCTTCCCCAAGGGCCGGCGCTCGGCGTCGACCAGCAGCCCTTCGAGGCGCTGCAGATGGATCTGGCCGAGGGCACCGTCATCGCGCTGCACACCGACGGGCTGATCGCCGAGGCCTCCCGCGAGGCGCTGTGCCGCGCACTGGCCCGGCCCGAGCCCCTGCTCGAACGGCACGCCCAACGCGTCCTCGACTCGCTCTCCCCGGCCCACCCCACCGACGACGTCGCCCTCCTCCTGGCCCGCACCCGGCGGCTGCCCGCCGACCGGGTCGCCTCCTGGGAGCTGCCGGCCGACCCCGCGCTGGTCGCGGAGGCCCGCAAGACCACCGCCCGGCAGCTCGGTGCGTGGGGGCTGGAGGAGCTGGCGTTCACCACCGAACTGGTCGTCAGCGAGCTGGTCACCAACGCGATCCGGCACGCCGCCGGGCCCATCCGGCTCCGGCTCATCCTCGAACGCACCCTGGTCTGCGAGGTGTTCGACGGCGGCGCCACCGCGCCCCATCTGCGCCACCCGCGCACCACCGACGAGGGCGGCCGCGGCCTCTTCCTCATCTCCCAGTTCACCCAGCGCTGGGGCACCCGATTCCTGCCCGAGGGCAAGGTGATCTGGGCGGAACAGTCACTGGCGGATCCACCGGCCTGA
- a CDS encoding SCO5389 family protein: MSLDVSPRLLADAEKGEVREEEFAETVRTSLPYAYDLIASLVGELRAGSAEFADNQTPPASERERGQLLRALSSDAIRGSLERHFGVALAFQNCHRVAVFPTEARGGATYTRFTSLRSQILNQSPEFRDC; this comes from the coding sequence ATGTCGCTCGACGTCTCCCCGCGCCTGCTCGCCGATGCCGAGAAGGGCGAGGTGCGGGAGGAGGAGTTCGCGGAAACGGTCCGTACGTCGCTGCCGTACGCGTACGACCTGATCGCCTCCCTCGTCGGTGAACTACGCGCGGGCAGCGCCGAGTTCGCGGACAACCAGACCCCGCCGGCGTCCGAGCGGGAGCGCGGGCAGCTGCTGCGGGCGCTGTCCAGCGACGCGATCCGGGGGAGCCTGGAGCGGCACTTCGGGGTGGCGCTCGCCTTCCAGAACTGCCACCGGGTGGCGGTGTTCCCGACCGAGGCGCGCGGCGGTGCGACGTACACCCGCTTCACCTCGCTGCGGTCGCAGATCCTCAACCAGTCGCCGGAGTTCCGCGACTGCTGA
- a CDS encoding transposase family protein, giving the protein MLGRIPDPRRVRSRRYRLGSLLALCLVAVLGGATSPAAIARFAADTYYDLHEQLGLTCSTPSAFTLGRLLARLDGDALGDDGTAVHLLAAALHTSSRMNRTSRLR; this is encoded by the coding sequence GTGCTGGGCCGGATACCCGATCCCCGCCGGGTCCGGAGCCGCCGCTACCGCCTGGGCTCCCTGCTTGCGCTGTGCCTGGTCGCCGTCCTCGGCGGAGCCACGTCCCCGGCGGCCATCGCTCGCTTCGCCGCCGATACCTACTACGACCTGCACGAACAACTCGGACTGACCTGCAGCACGCCAAGCGCCTTCACCCTGGGACGGCTCCTGGCCCGCTTGGACGGCGACGCCCTGGGCGACGACGGCACAGCCGTCCACCTGCTCGCCGCCGCGCTCCACACCTCGAGTCGGATGAACCGCACCTCACGACTACGGTGA